Proteins encoded in a region of the Ziziphus jujuba cultivar Dongzao chromosome 3, ASM3175591v1 genome:
- the LOC107423004 gene encoding protein SIEVE ELEMENT OCCLUSION B, producing MEGTEHVGLLTMSDNKIMELIYTTHVVHGVEKFDVDSLLLHVQNILYGATQIVDNAIQGWDANLEYIDEKELKSSFSSPFCTLKQITCELSCKAVPGEEIAHKTTLSMFNKLSSYSWDAKALLVLAAFALEYGEFWLLSEISQSDQLAKSLAILKQVSVLKNPSALLKHGKDLFEINSLIKVALQVIECIFELEKLSDLSPKEVPALSLAKHRIPVGVYWVIIAVIACATKINLLTSNNEGHEQDLSIYAYRLHYVLNDLNRQLVICKKQLGYQLSFPFRG from the exons ATGGAGGGTACCGAGCATGTCGGCTTGTTAACAATGTCGGATAACAAAATCATGGAGTTGATTTATACAACCCATGTTGTTCATGGTGTTGAAAAATTTGATGTTGATTCTCTCCTCCTCCATGTCCAAAACATCCTTTATGGTGCAACCCAGATTGTTGATAATGCTATCCag GGTTGGGATGCAAATCTGGAATACATAGATGAGAAGGAGCTTAAATCCAGCTTCAGTTCACCATTTTGCACACTAAAGCAAATTACTTGCGAG CTTTCTTGCAAGGCAGTACCAGGTGAAGAAATTGCCCACAAAACAACTCTTTCAATGTTCAACAAGCTTTCAAGCTACTCCTGGGATGCAAAGGCATTGCTGGTGCTGGCTGCTTTTGCTTTGGAGTACGGAGAATTCTGGCTGCTTTCTGAGATTAGCCAATCTGACCAACTTGCCAAATCATTGGCGATTCTGAAGCAAGTCTCAGTTCTCAAAAACCCCTCAGCTCTGCTGAAACATGGAAAAGATCTGTTTGAAATTAACAGTCTTATTAAGGTGGCTTTACAAGTTATTGAGTGTATCTTTGAGTTGGAGAAACTCTCTGATTTGAGTCCAAAGGAAGTTCCTGCCCTCTCATTAGCAAAACATCGTATCCCAGTTGGTGTTTATTGGGTTATCATAGCTGTGATTGCTTGTGCAACTAAGATCAATCTCCTCACTAGCAATAATGA GGGTCATGAACAGGATCTTTCAATCTATGCTTATAGACTCCATTACGTCCTCAACGATCTTAACAGGCAGCTAGTAATTTGCAAAAAACAACTGGGTTACCAGCTTTCATTTCCCTT TAGAGGCTGA
- the LOC107423010 gene encoding protein SIEVE ELEMENT OCCLUSION B → MNLVSNVVSKVNASVTTAAQHLEGELSLFTLSDHKILESIYATHVHADNTFDVDSLFLIVESIIKRSTQIVDNIVQGTLVHVETIDEKPPKTSFSSPLCTLKSIGCELSCKPPGEEIAHNSTLAILNKLSSYSWDAKAVLTLAAFTMEYGEFWHLAQLQQSDHLAKSLAILKRVPFILKPADLQKRRQAIVELNGLIKATLQVIEIIFELEKLSTYDQKDVPGLAVAMDHIPVDVFWAIITTVACATKITILTSEEDKPHDLSPYAQKIHYILNKLKIQLIICKKQIEEAEIYKRLRKLFHTPTEIMEVFKALIFYKDNVQPIIDGSNNKTVTIDVLRRKYVLLFISSLEITDEDINILKPIYEATKKDNQYTIVWIPIVEQWTDELKKKFETIRVKMPWYVVQYFSPIAGIRFIKEEWNFKGKPAVVVMNPQGKVENPNALHVIRLYGMKAFPFNKNKIEIVTNDKNWIGSVVINVDPAITTWIKEDKYIFFYGGKDNDWIQQFTKRAQILVNDPIFKEAKINIELYSVGKSSKGGEDLGIIGRFWTGIESLFFTKVHHQQADPVTQEVQKLLSYKNESGWALLSKGSTVVVSGHGFTILRVVDEFEKWKDQIKEKGFEIAFKEYHNKILAVVRQCSRLDIPSEAGKVPETMPCPECPRIMETFISYKCCHVDGPLKAHH, encoded by the exons ATGAATTTGGTTTCAAATGTGGTAAGTAAGGTGAATGCTTCAGTCACCACAGCTGCTCAACACCTTGAAGGTGAATTGAGCCTCTTTACCTTGTCTGATCACAAAATCTTGGAGTCTATCTATGCAACCCATGTCCATGCAGATAATACCTTTGATGTCGATTCTCTCTTCTTGATCGTCGAAAGCATCATCAAACGCTCAACCCAGATCGTTGATAACATTGTCCAG GGGACCCTAGTTCATGTGGAAACCATAGACGAAAAGCCGCCAAAAACCAGCTTCAGCTCCCCACTATGCACTCTCAAATCAATTGGCTGCGAG CTCTCCTGCAAACCTCCTGGTGAAGAAATAGCCCACAATTCAACCTTAGCCATTCTCAACAAGCTCTCAAGCTACTCATGGGACGCAAAGGCAGTTCTCACTCTCGCAGCTTTCACTATGGAATACGGAGAATTCTGGCACCTTGCTCAGCTTCAACAATCAGACCACCTTGCCAAATCTTTGGCCATTTTGAAAAGGGTACCTTTTATTCTCAAGCCTGCTGATTTGCAAAAAAGAAGGCAAGCTATTGTTGAGCTTAATGGGCTAATCAAAGCCACTCTGCAAGTGATCGAGATCATCTTCGAGCTCGAGAAACTCTCTACCTATGATCAAAAAGATGTTCCTGGTTTGGCTGTTGCTATGGATCATATCCCAGTTGATGTTTTCTGGGCTATCATTACCACTGTGGCTTGTGCTACTAAGATCACTATTCTCACTAGTGAAGA GGACAAGCCTCATGATTTATCCCCCTATGCACAGAAAATCCATTACATCCTTAACAAGCTTAAGATACAGCTTATTATTTGCAAGAAACAAATTG AGGAGGCAGAGATTTATAAGAGACTTAGGAAACTTTTCCATACCCCTACTGAAATTATGGAAGTTTTCAAAGCCCTGattttttacaaggataatgtgcAGCCTATCATTGATGGTTCCAATAACAAGACG GTTACTATAGATGTCCTGAGGAGGAAATATGTGTTGCTTTTCATTTCGAGCCTTGAAATCACTGATGAGGATATTAATATTCTCAAACCAATTTATGAAGCAACCAAGAAAGATAACCAATACACCATTGTTTGGATCCCCATTGTTGAGCAGTGGACCGATGAACTCAAAAAGAAGTTCGAAACCATTCGGGTTAAGATGCCATGGTATGTTGTTCAATACTTCTCTCCAATTGCAGGAATCAGATTCATCAAAGAAGAGTGGAACTTTAAAGGCAAGCCTGCAGTGGTGGTAATGAATCCACAAGGAAAGGTTGAAAATCCAAATGCTTTACACGTAATTCGTCTATATGGAATGAAAGCCTTTCCATTCAATAAGAACAAAATCGAAATTGTTACGAACGACAAAAATTGGATCGGCTCGGTTGTCATCAATGTTGATCCTGCTATTACAACTTGG ATCAAAGAAGATAAGTACATTTTCTTCTACGGAGGGAAAGACAATGATTGGATCCAACAGTTCACAAAGAGAGCACAAATCCTTGTTAATGACCCAATTTTTAAGGAAGCAAAGATCAATATTGAGTTATATAGTGTTGGAAAGAGCAGCAAAGGAGGTGAAGATTTGGGTATTATAGGGAGGTTTTGGACAGGCATTGAGAGCTTGTTCTTCACCAAGGTTCATCATCAGCAGGCTGACCCTGTAACACAGGAGGTTCAGAAGCTTCTTTCCTATAAGAACGAGAGCGGTTGGGCCTTGCTAAGCAAAGGGTCTACAGTGGTGGTTTCTGGTCATGGATTCACAATCTTGAGGGTTGTGGATGAGTTTGAGAAATGGAAGGACCAGATCAAAGAGAAGGGGTTCGAGATTGCTTTCAAAGAGTACCATAACAAGATCCTTGCTGTTGTTCGCCAATGCAGCCGGCTTGATATCCCAAGCGAAGCCGGAAAGGTTCCAGAGACAATGCCATGCCCTGAATGTCCTCGTATTATGGAGACTTTCATCAGCTACAAGTGTTGCCACGTTGATGGTCCTCTCAAAGCACACCATTGA